A single Desulfovibrio piger DNA region contains:
- a CDS encoding ImmA/IrrE family metallo-endopeptidase produces MEKLFDSHEIDDLKQQVEKLESSSQQEDLAVDMLLLLSMKLRGTFPTPATAIKFFLKRWELTETYFAKVLGSRSRASEILSGKRNLSMSDLRTLRDNLGIPSDLLLGDPKAAEDQGIDFSRYPVAEMAKLGLVRPRLTKRSRNFEEAIRGFFESAGFSPEQAKQACYRRSIRKNEKSDVCALQVWLAAVRKRALGMDAPDYGTITREDLTAIARLSVYPDGPVRAVNALREKGIRVVTMPHLRSTYLDGAVFLLDGKPVIGLTLRYDRLDNFWHTLMHELGHLYNGDVSEEPVFDDLEISAQEDNQEVAADMIAQNVFIPRERWESFCAHRISTMSICALAAELSLSPAIVAGRYRFETKNYRVFTALVGHGEVRRLFPSFTGE; encoded by the coding sequence ATGGAAAAGCTGTTCGATTCTCATGAAATAGACGACCTGAAGCAGCAGGTCGAAAAGCTGGAGTCTTCCTCCCAACAGGAAGACTTGGCTGTCGATATGCTGCTGCTTTTGTCGATGAAGTTGCGCGGCACTTTCCCTACTCCGGCAACCGCCATCAAGTTTTTCCTCAAGCGATGGGAGCTGACGGAAACCTATTTTGCCAAGGTGCTTGGCAGCCGTAGCCGGGCAAGCGAAATCCTGTCCGGCAAGCGCAACCTCTCGATGTCTGACCTGCGGACGTTGCGGGATAACCTTGGAATCCCTTCTGATCTTCTACTTGGGGATCCCAAGGCCGCAGAGGACCAGGGTATCGACTTCAGCCGTTACCCTGTAGCTGAGATGGCCAAGCTCGGCCTGGTACGTCCCCGCCTGACGAAGCGCAGCCGCAATTTTGAGGAAGCCATCCGCGGATTCTTTGAGAGTGCCGGCTTCTCGCCAGAGCAGGCCAAGCAGGCCTGTTATCGCCGTTCCATCCGCAAGAATGAAAAGTCGGACGTCTGTGCTTTGCAGGTCTGGCTGGCTGCTGTGCGCAAGCGTGCCCTTGGCATGGATGCTCCCGACTATGGGACCATCACCAGGGAAGACCTTACGGCTATCGCCCGTCTGAGCGTCTATCCTGACGGCCCTGTCCGGGCTGTCAACGCCTTACGGGAAAAGGGCATCCGCGTGGTCACCATGCCGCATCTGCGGAGCACCTATCTGGATGGTGCGGTCTTTCTGCTGGATGGAAAGCCCGTCATCGGTCTGACACTGCGGTATGACCGTCTGGACAATTTCTGGCATACGCTGATGCACGAACTCGGCCATCTGTATAACGGGGACGTCTCGGAAGAGCCCGTTTTCGATGACCTTGAAATCTCGGCCCAAGAAGATAACCAGGAAGTGGCGGCGGATATGATCGCACAGAACGTCTTCATCCCCCGCGAGCGTTGGGAGAGCTTCTGTGCCCACCGGATAAGCACCATGAGCATCTGCGCATTGGCCGCAGAGCTGTCGCTTTCTCCTGCCATCGTGGCAGGTCGGTATCGCTTTGAAACGAAGAATTACAGGGTATTCACTGCGCTCGTCGGACACGGCGAAGTGCGGCGTCTTTTCCCCTCTTTTACAGGAGAATAA
- a CDS encoding DUF2971 domain-containing protein — MELYKYMSAESFEKFIVNGPTIRFTPSKEFNDPFECLPALGREENEDELEYAVRYCIDRFCRDHIEFDISQFDPYIFETKEKMFDKLCTHFHDQLYELRNKYGTFCCSKNNSNILMWSHYADNHKGVAIIFDSSRFRASNDERILFRKVKYKSQRPHISIGSIKEPDVFFTKSSLWKYEEEYRSVENLYTPEVLGLKTIDGKQGICAIQRESISGIIFGCMFKGNIESLRESLIKQGGFEHLKFYKAEMDKLEYKLNIVPLEG; from the coding sequence ATGGAATTGTATAAGTATATGTCTGCTGAGAGTTTTGAGAAGTTTATCGTCAATGGGCCGACGATTAGATTTACCCCATCAAAAGAATTTAATGATCCTTTTGAGTGTTTACCTGCATTAGGCAGAGAAGAGAATGAAGATGAACTCGAGTATGCTGTTCGATATTGTATTGATCGTTTTTGTAGGGATCATATAGAATTTGATATATCACAATTTGATCCTTATATATTTGAAACAAAAGAAAAAATGTTCGATAAACTATGTACACATTTTCATGATCAACTTTATGAGTTGAGGAATAAATATGGAACGTTTTGCTGTAGCAAAAATAACAGCAATATTTTAATGTGGTCACATTATGCAGATAACCATAAAGGTGTGGCTATTATTTTTGATTCATCTAGATTTAGGGCGAGTAATGATGAGAGAATTTTGTTTCGAAAAGTAAAGTATAAATCACAAAGGCCACATATTTCAATTGGAAGTATAAAAGAACCCGATGTATTTTTTACGAAATCGTCTTTATGGAAGTATGAAGAAGAATACAGATCAGTTGAAAATCTTTACACCCCTGAAGTACTAGGATTGAAAACTATAGATGGGAAGCAAGGTATATGTGCTATACAAAGAGAGTCGATTTCAGGGATAATTTTTGGATGTATGTTTAAGGGGAATATTGAATCATTACGTGAATCATTGATTAAGCAAGGCGGCTTTGAGCACCTGAAGTTCTACAAGGCTGAAATGGACAAGCTGGAGTACAAGCTGAACATTGTTCCCCTTGAGGGCTAA
- a CDS encoding tyrosine-type recombinase/integrase — protein MSISQRRDGRWMVKYKPHGERAWRQKTFVDEQTARAWEAEFLAESTAEEERLTLGEVVMLYYRSHPESHPRTKRNVVYFLAGHDADGKHVPGVGEFLRDKFADALTRQDLERMREGFRSRGTGNNTINKYQAYLHAILAWAVDQELISRNPWRDYKRLRVQRHLCMTTLEDFRRVYAFLPAHLQWAFKTAFALALRPGQVELFSLTWDAFDWRRSFVHVRQGKTGLIKTVIPPAMYMEEAAQRYAVDRGAGIHLVCHRHGRRIISYKDAWASACKKAGVKMRPYDVRHLSASEMLARGADLASVAAQMGHSSVTTTGNTYAHVTAGGQARAAALMPVLDAEKVLF, from the coding sequence ATGAGCATCTCGCAGCGACGTGACGGCAGATGGATGGTGAAGTACAAGCCCCACGGAGAAAGGGCATGGAGACAAAAAACCTTCGTGGACGAGCAGACAGCACGGGCTTGGGAAGCTGAATTCCTGGCGGAATCTACAGCCGAAGAAGAGCGCCTGACACTGGGCGAGGTGGTCATGCTCTATTACCGGAGCCACCCGGAAAGTCATCCCCGGACCAAGCGTAATGTCGTCTACTTCCTGGCGGGGCACGACGCTGATGGAAAGCATGTTCCCGGAGTAGGGGAGTTCCTGCGGGACAAGTTCGCCGATGCCCTGACACGACAGGATCTGGAGCGGATGCGGGAAGGCTTCCGCTCCAGAGGGACAGGAAACAACACCATCAACAAGTATCAGGCCTACCTGCACGCCATACTGGCCTGGGCCGTCGATCAGGAGCTCATCAGCCGCAATCCCTGGCGGGACTACAAACGTTTGCGTGTGCAGCGTCACCTATGCATGACGACGCTTGAAGATTTTCGGCGGGTCTATGCCTTTCTTCCCGCCCACCTGCAATGGGCCTTCAAGACAGCTTTTGCACTGGCCTTGCGACCGGGTCAGGTCGAGCTCTTTTCCCTCACCTGGGATGCCTTTGATTGGCGCCGGAGCTTCGTCCATGTGCGTCAGGGCAAAACAGGGCTCATCAAGACCGTCATTCCGCCAGCCATGTATATGGAGGAAGCTGCCCAGCGTTACGCGGTGGACAGAGGCGCCGGGATCCATCTGGTCTGCCATCGTCATGGCCGACGGATCATATCATATAAGGATGCGTGGGCTTCTGCCTGCAAGAAAGCAGGTGTGAAAATGCGGCCCTACGATGTGCGGCACCTATCGGCCAGTGAGATGCTGGCCCGGGGAGCGGACCTTGCCTCGGTGGCTGCCCAGATGGGCCACTCTTCGGTCACGACAACGGGCAACACCTATGCCCATGTGACGGCAGGAGGGCAGGCAAGGGCGGCTGCTCTGATGCCTGTATTGGATGCCGAGAAGGTTCTTTTCTAA